The Candidatus Methylomirabilota bacterium genome contains the following window.
CCACGCTCATCAACAGCACAAACACCGCAAAGGCGCGCCGGAGCGCTTGTGCCGAGACGAAGCGCGCCAGGTAAACCCCGGTGACAATCCCAACGATGGCGATACTCGTGAACACGCCCATCAAGCCCCAGAGGATCTCGGTCTGCCCCAGGTAGCCGTAGAAACCCGAGGCCGTATTGAGTGCAATGACGACGAGCGAGGTTCCCACGGCCATCTTCATCGGAAGCCCGATGAAGAGGACGAGGGCCGGCACGATCAGGAACCCGCCACCCACGCCCACGAGCCCGGTAAGCACTCCAATGGACAGGCCTTGCAGTCCAATGAGCCAGAGCGCGCGCCCGGCCGCGGGCTGCACGTGCCCTTCCATTCCGTCGGAGGTCGCGGCAGGCCGTCGGTCTCGATACATGAAAACGGCCGCGACAAACATCACAACTGCAAAGAGTGTGAGCTGCACGTGGCCGGAGATCAGTGTGGAAAGGCGTGCGCCGAGGTAGCTGCCTACCATGGCGACCGGCGCGAATCTGAGAGCCACCTTCAGGTTCACATTGCCATCGCCCCAGTGGCGCACCGCCCCGACGAGGCTCGTCGTCCCGACGACCGCGAGGCTCATGGCGATAGCTGGCTTCGGATCGAGGCCGAGGACGTACACGAAGATGGGGACGGTGAGGATCGAACCGCCGCCGCCGAGCAATCCAAGCGACAGCCCCATCAGGTATCCCAGCGCGATGCCCATCACGTAGGTCACGAGTGCCGCTCCAATTATTTCTGATAACTTTCTCGCTGCACTCGATCACGCCACTTGCAACAAGGCAGGCTGCTCAAATTCGGCCCCTCGATCCCTCGATCTTCCTCGGGACGGTGAGGCTCTCGAACCGTCTTCCTCGGGGTGGTGAGCGGTTCGGCTGAGCTCACCGTCGAAGCCCTGTCGAACCACTTATCAAGTTGGAACGGCACGAGGAAACCGTTCGGTTGAAGGCCGTTCCAGATTTCACGCTCACCGCCAGCGAGATCGATCGGGGC
Protein-coding sequences here:
- a CDS encoding sulfite exporter TauE/SafE family protein translates to MTYVMGIALGYLMGLSLGLLGGGGSILTVPIFVYVLGLDPKPAIAMSLAVVGTTSLVGAVRHWGDGNVNLKVALRFAPVAMVGSYLGARLSTLISGHVQLTLFAVVMFVAAVFMYRDRRPAATSDGMEGHVQPAAGRALWLIGLQGLSIGVLTGLVGVGGGFLIVPALVLFIGLPMKMAVGTSLVVIALNTASGFYGYLGQTEILWGLMGVFTSIAIVGIVTGVYLARFVSAQALRRAFAVFVLLMSVVIFYQNIGGLLSAM